In one Thioclava sp. ES.031 genomic region, the following are encoded:
- a CDS encoding MarR family winged helix-turn-helix transcriptional regulator codes for MTPVPATPGLMAGYLDSLSLLERLHRLLLDVIKDEFERLGILEINPVQALLLFNVGENEVTAGELKTRGYYQGSNVSYNLKKLVEAGYMHHQRCEIDRRSVRVRLTAKGRELRENVATLFERHACGMETRGVITFDAMEEMNHTLRRMERYWTDQIRYIY; via the coding sequence ATGACGCCCGTCCCGGCGACGCCGGGGCTGATGGCGGGATACTTGGACAGCCTCTCGCTGCTGGAGCGGCTGCATCGCTTGCTGCTCGACGTCATCAAGGACGAGTTCGAGCGGCTGGGCATCCTCGAGATCAACCCGGTGCAGGCGCTTTTGCTGTTCAACGTGGGCGAGAACGAGGTAACCGCGGGGGAGCTGAAGACCCGCGGCTATTATCAGGGCTCCAACGTCTCCTACAATCTCAAGAAGCTGGTGGAGGCGGGCTACATGCACCATCAGCGCTGCGAGATCGATCGCCGCTCGGTGCGGGTGCGCCTGACCGCGAAGGGGCGCGAGCTGCGCGAGAACGTGGCGACCCTGTTCGAGCGTCACGCCTGCGGGATGGAGACGCGCGGCGTCATCACCTTCGACGCGATGGAGGAGATGAACCACACGCTGCGCCGGATGGAGCGCTACTGGACCGACCAGATCCGCTATATCTACTGA
- a CDS encoding helix-turn-helix transcriptional regulator yields the protein MVDDWYGEASATFGDRLAGAREAAGLSQEDLATQLGVRLETLQAWEEDVLEPRANRLQMLSGMLNVTLMWLLTGSGEGLDGPPEQGEEAKAERALVREIREVRSGLEDLDVRLARLEKRLVAGES from the coding sequence ATGGTCGACGATTGGTATGGCGAGGCGAGCGCAACGTTCGGCGACCGGCTTGCGGGCGCGCGCGAGGCGGCAGGGTTGAGCCAGGAGGATCTGGCAACGCAGCTGGGCGTCCGGCTCGAGACGCTGCAGGCCTGGGAAGAAGACGTGCTGGAGCCGCGCGCGAACCGGCTGCAGATGCTGTCGGGGATGCTCAACGTGACGCTGATGTGGCTGCTGACCGGATCGGGCGAGGGGCTTGACGGCCCGCCCGAACAGGGAGAAGAGGCAAAGGCGGAACGCGCCCTCGTGCGCGAAATCCGGGAAGTGCGGTCCGGGCTCGAAGATCTCGATGTGCGGCTGGCACGGCTGGAGAAGCGCTTGGTGGCAGGAGAGAGTTGA
- a CDS encoding succinate dehydrogenase assembly factor 2: MTETREARLKRMKMRSWRRGIKEMDLILGPYADACLPDLDAATLDLYDELLEENDQDLYPWVSGAQPCPPKYLDLLSVIGQFARERHITKT; this comes from the coding sequence ATGACAGAGACGCGAGAGGCGCGGCTGAAACGGATGAAGATGCGCAGCTGGCGGCGCGGGATCAAGGAAATGGACCTGATCCTCGGGCCTTACGCCGATGCGTGCCTGCCCGATCTGGATGCCGCCACTCTCGATCTCTATGACGAGCTTCTCGAAGAGAACGATCAGGACCTGTATCCGTGGGTCTCGGGCGCGCAGCCTTGCCCGCCGAAATACCTCGATCTGCTCTCCGTAATCGGCCAATTCGCCCGCGAGCGCCACATTACAAAAACCTGA